A genomic stretch from Petrimonas mucosa includes:
- the nqrC gene encoding NADH:ubiquinone reductase (Na(+)-transporting) subunit C: MNRENSTYTIVYASVMVIIVAIGLAFTHQVLSEKQTANVNIDKMQQILRSLRVDASPTEADGIYRSLIKSAYLISPDGNKIEGTEGIEPTDPAFSGEGEGLAVYEAEVEGSKKYVIPMQGTGLWGPIWGYLSIESNGSTVYGSEFGHAGETPGLGAEIVNTAFRGQFNGKELIKNGEFKSIAVVKPGQSNSERDYVDGISGGTITSKGVDAMLLESVGQYKNFLLQLNNAGQ; encoded by the coding sequence ATGAATAGAGAAAATAGCACATATACAATAGTTTACGCATCGGTGATGGTGATTATCGTAGCCATTGGACTGGCCTTTACCCACCAGGTACTGAGCGAAAAACAGACTGCAAACGTGAATATCGACAAGATGCAGCAGATCCTCCGGTCGCTGCGGGTCGACGCTTCACCGACCGAAGCTGATGGCATCTACAGAAGCCTGATCAAATCGGCCTACCTCATCTCTCCCGATGGGAACAAGATTGAAGGTACCGAAGGCATCGAGCCCACCGATCCCGCCTTCTCGGGCGAAGGTGAGGGACTGGCTGTTTACGAGGCCGAAGTGGAAGGCTCCAAGAAGTACGTTATCCCCATGCAAGGCACCGGACTTTGGGGTCCCATCTGGGGATATCTCTCCATCGAGAGCAACGGCAGCACCGTCTACGGTTCCGAGTTTGGTCATGCCGGCGAAACCCCTGGATTGGGTGCAGAGATTGTCAATACAGCCTTCCGTGGCCAGTTCAACGGCAAGGAGCTGATCAAGAACGGCGAGTTCAAATCGATCGCCGTGGTGAAACCGGGACAGAGCAATTCCGAAAGGGATTATGTCGACGGCATCTCGGGCGGAACCATCACCAGCAAGGGGGTCGACGCAATGCTGCTCGAAAGCGTGGGACAATACAAGAATTTTTTACTGCAACTCAACAATGCCGGACAGTAG
- a CDS encoding NADH:ubiquinone reductase (Na(+)-transporting) subunit D, with the protein MALSAKAKQALLGPLNKNNPILVQVLGICSALAVTSKLEPSLVMAIAVTIVTAFANVIISLLRKTIPNRIRIIVQLVVVAALVTIVSEVLKAFAYDVNKQLSVFVGLIVTNCILMGRLEAFALGNGPWPSFLDGIGNGLGYGWILVVVGFFRELLGSGTLLGYKVIPQALYNAGYENNGLMMLAPMALIIVAVIIWVHRSRNRELQEETN; encoded by the coding sequence ATGGCATTATCAGCAAAAGCAAAACAGGCCCTTTTGGGGCCCCTCAATAAAAACAACCCGATCCTGGTTCAGGTACTCGGTATCTGTTCGGCATTGGCTGTGACTTCAAAGCTGGAACCCTCATTGGTAATGGCCATCGCCGTAACCATCGTTACCGCCTTTGCCAACGTAATCATCTCGTTGTTGCGGAAGACCATTCCCAACCGCATCCGCATCATCGTCCAACTGGTGGTGGTGGCAGCACTGGTTACCATCGTGAGCGAAGTGCTCAAGGCATTTGCTTACGACGTGAACAAACAGCTGTCGGTCTTCGTGGGACTGATTGTTACCAACTGTATCCTGATGGGGCGCCTCGAAGCATTTGCCTTGGGGAACGGACCTTGGCCATCATTCCTCGACGGTATCGGCAATGGACTCGGCTACGGCTGGATTCTGGTAGTGGTAGGCTTCTTCCGCGAACTGCTCGGTTCGGGCACCCTGCTTGGATATAAGGTCATACCGCAGGCCCTCTACAACGCCGGTTATGAGAACAACGGCCTGATGATGCTGGCTCCCATGGCGCTGATCATCGTTGCCGTGATCATCTGGGTACACCGTTCAAGAAACAGGGAGTTGCAGGAAGAAACCAACTAG
- the nqrF gene encoding NADH:ubiquinone reductase (Na(+)-transporting) subunit F — protein sequence MNVLLMSSGGITILTSVVVFLLIILILVIVILVAKAKLMPSGNVKITVNNEKNLEVPMGSTLLNTLQSQNIFLSSACGGGGTCGQCRCRVLEGGGEILPTETGHFSRKEQMDKWRLSCQVKVKEDMEIMVPEEVFGVKEWECEVVSNNNVATFIKEFIVKLPDGEHLDFIPGSYSQIKVPKYELKYTDFDIDDQYKPEWDKFKMWDLSVKNEEETIRAYSMANYPAEGDIIKLNVRVATPPFDRARNTWMNVSPGIVSSYIFNLKPGDKVIMSGPYGDFHPIVNSKREMLWVGGGAGMAPLRAQIMHMTKTLKTTDRKMSFFYGARALMEAFYLEDFYELEREFPNFSFHLALDRPDPEADAAGVKYTPGFVHQVIYDTYLKDHDAPEDIEYYMCGPGPMAAAVQKMLDSLGVPPEMIMFDDFG from the coding sequence ATGAATGTGTTGTTAATGAGTTCAGGCGGAATAACCATCTTGACCAGTGTGGTGGTTTTCCTGTTGATCATTCTGATCTTGGTAATTGTCATCCTGGTGGCCAAGGCGAAGCTGATGCCGTCCGGAAATGTGAAGATTACCGTCAATAACGAGAAAAATCTGGAGGTTCCCATGGGGTCAACCCTGCTAAATACGCTGCAATCACAGAATATCTTCCTCTCGTCCGCCTGTGGCGGCGGTGGAACGTGCGGACAGTGCCGCTGCCGGGTACTGGAAGGTGGTGGAGAGATACTACCCACCGAAACCGGCCACTTCAGCCGCAAGGAGCAGATGGACAAGTGGCGTCTCAGCTGCCAGGTGAAGGTGAAGGAGGATATGGAGATCATGGTGCCGGAAGAGGTATTCGGCGTGAAGGAGTGGGAGTGCGAAGTTGTATCGAACAACAACGTAGCCACCTTTATCAAGGAGTTTATCGTGAAACTGCCCGATGGCGAGCATCTCGACTTCATCCCGGGCTCTTACAGCCAGATCAAGGTTCCCAAGTATGAACTGAAGTATACCGATTTCGATATCGACGACCAGTATAAACCGGAGTGGGACAAGTTCAAGATGTGGGATCTCTCCGTCAAGAACGAGGAAGAGACCATTCGCGCCTACTCCATGGCCAACTACCCTGCCGAAGGGGATATCATCAAACTGAACGTCCGTGTGGCAACCCCGCCGTTCGACCGGGCCAGGAACACCTGGATGAATGTAAGTCCAGGTATCGTCTCCTCCTATATCTTCAACCTGAAGCCGGGCGACAAGGTGATCATGTCGGGTCCCTACGGCGATTTCCACCCCATCGTCAACAGCAAGCGCGAAATGCTCTGGGTGGGTGGTGGTGCCGGTATGGCTCCCCTGCGTGCACAGATCATGCATATGACCAAGACGCTGAAGACAACCGACCGCAAGATGTCATTCTTCTACGGCGCACGCGCATTGATGGAGGCATTCTACCTCGAAGACTTCTACGAACTGGAGCGCGAGTTCCCCAACTTCTCGTTCCACCTGGCACTCGACCGTCCCGATCCGGAAGCAGATGCTGCCGGCGTGAAGTATACCCCCGGGTTCGTACATCAGGTGATCTACGATACCTACCTCAAGGATCACGACGCTCCCGAAGATATCGAGTACTACATGTGCGGTCCCGGCCCGATGGCCGCTGCGGTGCAAAAGATGCTCGACAGCCTCGGCGTACCGCCCGAAATGATCATGTTCGACGATTTCGGATAA
- a CDS encoding RNA polymerase sigma factor, with translation MTRDVDREETLLRQIIRGNRAAMKRFYDTYSGYLTAVCSRYVPDKEDVKDILQESFIKIFKAVDTFEYKGEGSLKAWASRIVVNEALKHIRTGSRLKVTNMPEGELPDLADDREPDFHEIPTPVIMEMIRKLPMGYRTVFNLYVFEEKSHKEIASLLNISESTSASQLHRAKAQLMQEIDSYRFKKMAL, from the coding sequence ATGACCAGAGACGTAGACAGGGAGGAGACACTGCTTCGGCAGATCATACGGGGTAACAGAGCGGCCATGAAGAGGTTCTACGACACCTATTCGGGGTATCTTACCGCCGTATGCTCCCGTTACGTCCCGGACAAGGAGGATGTGAAGGATATCCTGCAGGAGAGCTTTATCAAGATCTTCAAGGCAGTGGATACGTTCGAATACAAGGGAGAGGGATCGTTAAAGGCGTGGGCGTCGCGTATTGTGGTCAACGAAGCGTTGAAGCATATCCGCACGGGCAGCAGATTGAAGGTGACGAACATGCCGGAGGGGGAGCTCCCCGATCTGGCGGACGACCGGGAGCCCGACTTCCACGAGATCCCTACACCGGTGATCATGGAGATGATCAGAAAGTTGCCCATGGGTTACCGGACTGTATTCAACCTCTATGTGTTTGAGGAGAAAAGTCACAAGGAGATTGCTTCGCTTCTCAATATTTCGGAGAGCACCTCTGCGTCGCAGTTGCACAGGGCCAAGGCCCAGCTGATGCAGGAGATCGATTCTTACCGGTTTAAAAAGATGGCACTATGA
- a CDS encoding NigD1/NigD2 family lipoprotein, whose product MKTMKKSTLLLTAGLLFGSLFLPSCLNDDDDVNRLYPNALVTVKHAGDKTVFLQLDDKTTLLPVNLTTSPFGEKEVRALVNYKEVDIPSSGYDQAVHVSWIDSIRTKGMVPNLGDENDQKYGNDPVEIVRDWVTIAEDGYLTLRFRTEWGYPRVVHYVNLFSTNNPENPYEVEFRHNANGDIGGRLGDGLVAFRLDSLPDTQGETVKLKLKWRSFSGEKSAEFDYKTRAATPASPAIAAERSVIPLQ is encoded by the coding sequence ATGAAAACGATGAAAAAATCTACTTTACTGTTGACAGCGGGGTTGCTCTTTGGCTCCCTCTTCCTCCCCTCATGTCTGAACGACGACGATGATGTGAACCGCTTATATCCGAATGCGCTGGTGACCGTTAAGCATGCGGGGGATAAAACTGTTTTTCTGCAGTTGGACGACAAGACGACACTGCTTCCCGTGAACCTGACCACTTCACCCTTTGGAGAGAAAGAAGTTCGGGCGCTGGTAAACTATAAGGAGGTGGACATACCCAGCAGTGGATACGATCAGGCGGTACACGTGAGCTGGATCGACAGTATCCGCACGAAGGGGATGGTACCCAACCTGGGTGATGAGAACGATCAGAAATATGGCAACGACCCGGTGGAGATCGTACGCGACTGGGTGACGATTGCCGAGGATGGATATCTTACACTCCGTTTCCGTACCGAGTGGGGTTATCCGCGTGTGGTGCATTATGTGAACCTCTTCTCTACCAACAATCCGGAGAACCCGTATGAGGTGGAGTTCCGCCACAATGCGAACGGCGATATCGGCGGACGACTGGGTGACGGACTGGTGGCGTTCCGGCTCGACAGCCTGCCTGATACGCAAGGGGAGACCGTGAAACTGAAGCTGAAATGGAGATCGTTCAGCGGCGAGAAATCGGCTGAGTTCGACTACAAGACGCGTGCGGCCACACCGGCCAGTCCTGCCATTGCTGCCGAACGCAGCGTAATACCGTTGCAATAA
- the nqrE gene encoding NADH:ubiquinone reductase (Na(+)-transporting) subunit E, translated as MDAISLIVRSIFVDNMIFAYFLGMCSYLAVSKNVKTALGLGTAVTFVLVLTLPINYMLENYVLKAGALAWLGPQFATVDLSVFSLLIFIAVIASFVQLVEMIVERFSPSLYASLGIFLPLIAVNCAILGGSLFMQQREFANVGMATAYGFGSGIGWLLAIVGMAAIREKLEYSNVPKPLKGLGITFIITALMAIGFMSFSGINI; from the coding sequence ATGGATGCTATTAGTCTGATTGTACGATCGATATTTGTAGACAACATGATATTCGCATACTTCTTGGGTATGTGCTCCTATCTTGCTGTGTCGAAAAACGTAAAAACCGCTCTTGGGCTGGGGACTGCAGTAACCTTCGTTCTGGTGCTCACCCTTCCCATCAACTATATGCTCGAAAACTACGTGCTGAAGGCTGGTGCCCTGGCGTGGCTGGGTCCACAGTTTGCGACAGTCGACCTGAGCGTCTTCAGCCTGCTCATCTTTATCGCCGTAATCGCATCTTTCGTACAGCTGGTCGAAATGATCGTGGAGAGGTTCAGCCCCTCGCTTTACGCATCGTTGGGTATCTTCCTGCCGCTGATTGCCGTGAACTGCGCCATCCTGGGCGGTTCGCTCTTCATGCAGCAGCGCGAGTTTGCCAATGTGGGCATGGCTACCGCCTACGGATTCGGTTCCGGTATAGGATGGTTGCTGGCTATCGTGGGCATGGCGGCCATCCGGGAAAAACTGGAGTATTCCAACGTTCCCAAACCGTTGAAAGGGCTGGGTATCACATTTATCATCACCGCCCTGATGGCCATCGGGTTTATGAGTTTCTCCGGGATCAACATCTAA
- a CDS encoding NADH:ubiquinone reductase (Na(+)-transporting) subunit B codes for MSLRNFLDKIKPNFEEGGKFHWLNSTFDAFETFLYVPNKTSRSGVHIHDARDSKRTMVIVILALIPALLMGMYNVGYQHYLAVNVQASFIETFLYGLLAILPQIVVSYVVGLGIEFAMAQVKKEEVAEGFLVSGMLIPMILPIDTPLWMIAVATAFAVIFAKEVFGGTGYNIFNVALIARAFLFFAYPSKMSGDKVWVRTGDTFGMGAGNVVDGFSGATPLGQLAVTDASRFGDFTFMSTTGNPLSMWDMFVGLIPGSVGEVSTLAILLGAILLIITGVGSWKTMLSVFLGGLFTVGLLNLVAQNAAMEMPPLYHFLLGGFAFGAVFMATDPVTSARTEKGKWIYGFLIGVVAILIRTFNPGYPEGMMLAILFMNAFAPLIDFYVVDANIKRRLKRAALKK; via the coding sequence ATGTCGTTAAGAAATTTTCTCGATAAGATAAAACCCAATTTCGAAGAAGGAGGTAAGTTCCACTGGTTGAATTCTACGTTCGACGCCTTCGAAACATTCCTCTACGTTCCCAACAAGACGTCGAGATCGGGAGTTCACATCCACGACGCCAGGGATTCGAAGCGTACGATGGTTATCGTGATACTGGCACTTATTCCGGCATTACTGATGGGGATGTACAACGTGGGTTATCAGCACTACCTGGCAGTCAATGTTCAGGCAAGCTTTATTGAAACATTCCTCTACGGACTGCTGGCCATCCTGCCGCAGATCGTTGTCTCCTACGTGGTGGGTCTCGGCATCGAATTTGCCATGGCCCAGGTGAAGAAGGAAGAGGTGGCCGAAGGGTTCCTCGTTTCGGGGATGCTTATCCCGATGATCCTTCCGATCGACACCCCGCTCTGGATGATTGCCGTGGCTACCGCTTTCGCCGTCATCTTTGCCAAGGAGGTCTTCGGTGGAACCGGATACAATATCTTCAACGTGGCATTGATTGCCCGTGCATTCCTCTTCTTTGCCTACCCCTCCAAGATGTCGGGCGACAAGGTGTGGGTACGCACCGGTGATACCTTCGGAATGGGTGCCGGCAACGTGGTAGACGGATTCTCAGGCGCCACCCCGCTTGGACAGCTTGCCGTGACAGACGCCTCCCGTTTCGGTGATTTCACCTTCATGAGCACCACCGGCAACCCGCTCTCCATGTGGGACATGTTCGTGGGTCTGATCCCCGGATCGGTAGGTGAAGTATCCACCCTCGCCATCCTGCTGGGCGCCATCCTGCTGATCATCACCGGTGTGGGCAGCTGGAAAACCATGCTCTCCGTCTTCCTGGGCGGACTGTTTACCGTTGGCCTCCTCAACCTGGTAGCACAGAATGCCGCCATGGAGATGCCACCCCTCTATCACTTCCTGCTTGGTGGTTTCGCCTTTGGTGCCGTATTCATGGCCACCGACCCGGTAACTTCGGCCCGTACGGAAAAAGGAAAATGGATCTACGGTTTTCTCATCGGTGTTGTGGCGATCCTGATCCGCACCTTCAACCCCGGATATCCCGAAGGAATGATGCTCGCCATCCTGTTTATGAACGCGTTTGCTCCGCTGATCGATTTCTACGTGGTGGATGCCAATATCAAACGCCGCCTGAAACGGGCAGCCTTGAAAAAATAG
- a CDS encoding DMT family transporter, giving the protein MKENSKALLYTAIAIASWSTVASAFKIGLRHYGAFELILVSAITATLLFAGVLTFQRKWHLLKGLNRRELGSYAFTGLLNPALYYLILFRSYDLLPAQVAQPINYFWPILLALLLAVIEKRPVPLFKFAGMIISFGGVVLISVGAEGIAGVELSKAGILLAFFSAFLWATFWIVNRRNRAVDGIAGLFLSFLSGSIYLLLAAPFLSSRLASLPGLLSALYVGMFEMAVPFIFFGMALQKSSNPALTNQLCYLSPFISLFLIHAVVGETIYLTTYLGLLLIVSGILLNEYLKPVGRLLAKVVQLTKNNKIPCKERDKGGFKG; this is encoded by the coding sequence ATGAAAGAGAACAGCAAAGCCCTTCTATATACCGCAATAGCCATCGCCAGCTGGTCGACGGTTGCTTCTGCCTTCAAAATCGGCTTGCGACACTACGGTGCCTTCGAACTGATACTGGTGTCGGCCATTACCGCTACGCTCCTCTTTGCCGGGGTGCTCACCTTTCAGCGCAAGTGGCACCTGTTGAAGGGTTTGAACCGGAGAGAGCTGGGGAGCTACGCCTTTACCGGCCTGTTGAACCCTGCCCTCTACTACCTGATCCTTTTCCGGTCGTACGACCTGCTGCCGGCACAGGTTGCACAGCCGATCAACTACTTCTGGCCCATTCTTCTGGCCCTGCTGCTGGCGGTGATCGAGAAGCGGCCTGTTCCCCTCTTCAAGTTTGCCGGGATGATCATTTCGTTTGGCGGTGTGGTGCTGATCTCGGTGGGTGCCGAGGGTATCGCAGGGGTTGAGCTGTCGAAAGCCGGAATCCTGCTCGCCTTTTTCAGCGCCTTCCTGTGGGCCACCTTCTGGATCGTGAACCGGCGTAACAGAGCGGTGGACGGTATTGCGGGACTCTTTCTCAGCTTCCTCTCCGGCTCCATCTACCTGTTGCTCGCCGCCCCGTTCCTCTCGTCCCGCCTCGCTTCGCTGCCTGGATTGTTGTCGGCCCTATACGTGGGGATGTTCGAAATGGCCGTCCCCTTCATCTTCTTCGGAATGGCCCTGCAGAAAAGCAGCAATCCGGCGCTGACCAACCAGCTCTGCTACCTCTCTCCCTTTATCTCCCTCTTTCTGATCCATGCAGTGGTGGGAGAGACCATCTACCTTACCACCTACCTCGGACTGCTCCTGATTGTTTCGGGCATCCTGCTGAACGAGTATCTGAAACCCGTCGGGCGCTTGCTTGCGAAAGTTGTACAATTAACAAAAAATAACAAGATTCCATGCAAGGAAAGGGACAAGGGTGGATTTAAAGGGTAA
- a CDS encoding porin family protein, translating into MSNQWQDELRSRMEHYEEPAPEGLWERVEQMMNAGSGTIARPVGKGVGMWYRRAGAVAAVGIVLFFTGLYLFRENQKNVQSVALQDSNERHAPATLSIRKPQLAQQLGPVAPVAPVRPVAVVRPLPVIDEVSAEQPETSAEQPETSVEQPEAVDESPLPAPKIERSNTPASSGKEEFRLPARRRNSQPARWQTDLYANNIPSGSVAHYDGYRTFTPSGLVSDEKEELLAGRAEVPGTFLVGDEYRHVYTDISHSQPVTLGFSLKYGLGDRWSITGGVNYTMLTSRLSTGSYSQYYRSRQTLHYLGLPVSLNYTFWRGDKLSAYVSGGGAVEKSVSGSLTTDYIVDNVVEERIEERMRVKPLQWSATAGAGVEYRFWKRIGLYAEPGMSYHFSNGSRVETIYREKPLNFNIRLGLRFTLTD; encoded by the coding sequence ATGAGTAATCAATGGCAGGATGAGTTGCGCAGCCGGATGGAGCATTATGAAGAGCCTGCTCCTGAAGGATTGTGGGAAAGAGTTGAGCAGATGATGAATGCCGGTAGTGGAACCATTGCACGGCCGGTAGGAAAAGGTGTGGGGATGTGGTACAGGCGTGCCGGAGCAGTAGCCGCAGTCGGCATCGTGCTGTTTTTTACCGGACTGTATCTCTTCAGGGAAAATCAAAAAAATGTTCAGTCCGTCGCACTACAAGACAGTAACGAACGGCACGCTCCGGCAACGCTTTCCATCCGGAAACCGCAGTTGGCGCAACAGCTCGGGCCGGTAGCCCCGGTAGCCCCGGTTCGCCCTGTTGCCGTTGTCCGTCCGCTTCCCGTGATTGACGAAGTGTCTGCCGAACAGCCTGAAACGTCTGCCGAACAGCCCGAAACGTCTGTCGAACAGCCCGAAGCGGTGGATGAATCTCCACTTCCCGCCCCAAAAATCGAGAGGAGCAACACTCCCGCCAGCAGCGGCAAGGAGGAGTTCCGTCTGCCGGCAAGGCGGCGCAACAGCCAACCGGCCAGGTGGCAGACCGACCTGTATGCGAACAATATACCGTCGGGCTCCGTGGCCCATTACGACGGATACCGCACCTTTACCCCCTCGGGTCTGGTGTCGGATGAGAAGGAGGAGCTGCTGGCCGGCAGGGCAGAGGTTCCGGGCACCTTCCTGGTAGGCGACGAGTACCGGCATGTCTATACCGATATCAGCCATTCACAGCCGGTCACCCTGGGATTTTCGCTCAAGTATGGCCTCGGCGACCGCTGGAGTATCACGGGGGGAGTCAACTACACCATGCTCACCTCCAGGTTGAGCACTGGTAGCTATAGCCAGTACTACCGCAGCCGCCAGACGCTGCACTACCTCGGTCTCCCGGTAAGCCTCAACTACACCTTCTGGAGGGGCGACAAGCTCTCGGCCTATGTTTCAGGCGGAGGAGCCGTGGAGAAGAGCGTTTCGGGAAGCCTCACTACCGATTATATTGTGGATAATGTGGTGGAGGAGAGGATTGAAGAGCGGATGAGGGTTAAACCGCTGCAGTGGTCGGCCACCGCCGGCGCCGGTGTGGAGTACCGCTTCTGGAAAAGAATCGGTCTCTATGCCGAGCCGGGAATGAGTTACCACTTCAGCAATGGCAGCAGGGTGGAGACGATCTACCGGGAGAAGCCGCTCAACTTCAATATCCGTCTCGGATTACGTTTTACCCTCACCGATTGA
- a CDS encoding 2-isopropylmalate synthase, with product MERVYVFDTTLRDGEQVPGCQLNTIEKIQVAKALELLGVDVIEAGFPVSSPGDFNSVVEISKAVTWPVICALTRAVEKDIEVAAESLKYAKRKRIHTGIGTSDIHIRHKFNSNREEIIERAVKAVKHARRFVDDVEFYAEDAGRTDNEYLARVVQAVVDAGATVVNIPDTTGYCFPHVYGAKIKYLIDHVDMKKAILSTHCHQDLGMATANTLAGVLNGARQVEVTINGIGERAGNTSLEEVVMALKSHKDLGFDTNINTTKIYSTSRLVSTLMNMPVQPNKAIVGRNAFAHSSGIHQDGVLKNVQTYEIIDPKDVGIDENSIVLTARSGRAALKNRLNLLGVDIDNGELDEVYQKFLALADKKKDIKDDDILSLVGKESKLHRIQIDYLQVTCGIGLRHVASIGLNIAGEHFEASATGNGPVDAAIKAVKKIISREMVIQEFLIQAINRGSDDVGKVHMQVEHNGLLYYGFSANTDIVSASVEAFIDAVNKFVE from the coding sequence ATGGAACGAGTTTATGTTTTTGATACGACGTTGCGCGACGGGGAGCAGGTTCCCGGCTGTCAACTGAACACCATCGAGAAGATTCAGGTGGCCAAGGCACTCGAACTGCTGGGTGTGGATGTGATCGAAGCCGGTTTCCCGGTCTCCAGTCCGGGCGACTTCAACTCGGTGGTGGAGATCTCCAAGGCGGTCACCTGGCCCGTTATCTGCGCCCTCACCCGTGCAGTTGAAAAGGATATCGAGGTGGCAGCCGAGTCGTTGAAATATGCCAAACGGAAACGGATCCACACCGGGATCGGCACATCCGATATCCATATCCGGCACAAATTCAACTCCAACCGCGAAGAGATCATCGAACGGGCAGTGAAGGCGGTGAAGCATGCCCGCCGGTTTGTCGACGACGTGGAGTTCTACGCCGAGGATGCCGGCCGCACCGACAACGAATATCTCGCCCGTGTGGTGCAGGCGGTAGTGGATGCCGGTGCCACCGTGGTCAACATCCCCGACACCACCGGCTACTGCTTTCCCCACGTTTATGGTGCAAAGATCAAGTACCTCATCGACCATGTTGACATGAAGAAGGCCATCCTCTCCACGCACTGCCATCAGGATCTGGGCATGGCTACCGCCAACACCCTCGCCGGGGTGCTCAACGGCGCGCGACAGGTGGAGGTGACCATCAACGGAATCGGCGAGCGGGCCGGAAACACCTCGCTCGAGGAGGTGGTGATGGCACTGAAGAGCCACAAGGACCTCGGGTTCGATACCAATATCAACACCACCAAGATCTACTCCACCAGCCGGCTGGTCTCCACGCTGATGAACATGCCGGTACAGCCCAACAAGGCGATCGTGGGCAGGAACGCTTTTGCCCACTCCTCGGGCATCCACCAGGACGGAGTACTGAAAAATGTGCAGACCTACGAGATCATCGACCCGAAAGATGTGGGAATCGACGAGAACTCCATCGTGCTGACGGCACGGAGTGGCCGCGCCGCACTGAAGAACCGCCTCAACCTGCTGGGCGTCGATATCGACAACGGCGAGCTGGATGAAGTGTACCAGAAGTTCCTCGCACTGGCCGACAAGAAGAAGGATATCAAGGATGACGACATCCTCTCGCTGGTAGGCAAGGAGTCGAAACTGCACCGCATCCAGATCGACTACCTGCAGGTCACCTGCGGAATCGGTCTGCGTCACGTAGCCAGTATCGGACTCAACATCGCCGGCGAGCACTTCGAGGCATCGGCCACCGGAAACGGTCCCGTCGACGCCGCTATCAAGGCGGTGAAGAAGATCATCAGCCGCGAAATGGTGATCCAGGAGTTCCTGATCCAGGCCATCAACCGCGGAAGCGACGATGTGGGCAAGGTCCACATGCAGGTGGAGCACAACGGACTGCTCTACTACGGCTTCTCGGCCAATACCGATATCGTCTCCGCTTCGGTGGAGGCATTTATCGATGCGGTTAACAAGTTTGTGGAATAA